From Novosphingobium decolorationis, one genomic window encodes:
- a CDS encoding globin-coupled sensor protein encodes MSEPTSKMDISERLEMFALTETDHSRFGGIARLISRVGPAVLDKFYSVVRADRRRSAFFKSQSVMDHARAKQLDHWVDLFSGRIDSNYMARAERIGQVHARIGLPPTFYIGAYAQILAEVIERDITAGIAGPLMKTRAKRLGTLLKVALLDVDIATSAYLAAQDHSRETTLSSLSVALETVAQGDLTTQLGELPAGFEQIQSDFAAMCDCIAQTLGAVAASSEQIRVGASEIRAASDDLSQRTESQAAALEESAAALDQLTNGVQTSAQGASEVNRSVSEAEAEAREGGQVVEEAVEAMDGIQKSAQEIGAFVNVIDSIAFQTNLLALNAGVEAARAGDAGKGFAVVANEVRALAQRSAEAAQNIKDLIGSSEQQVGRGVALVGRTGEVFRRIVDKVSGITGLAAQISENSQNQAGQLGQVNSAIGDMDRMTQQNAAMVEETTAAARNLAQQAEDLAKLVRMFKLDIGTTGGSPLSVVPPASAPAPRALPEPAAYSAPRTSGALALKPEEATDADWAEF; translated from the coding sequence ATGTCTGAACCGACATCGAAGATGGACATTTCCGAGCGGCTGGAAATGTTCGCACTGACGGAAACCGACCATTCCCGGTTCGGCGGGATCGCGCGGCTTATCTCCCGCGTCGGGCCCGCCGTCCTCGACAAGTTCTATTCCGTAGTGCGGGCCGACCGGCGCCGATCCGCCTTCTTCAAGTCGCAGAGCGTCATGGACCACGCCCGTGCCAAGCAGCTCGACCACTGGGTCGACCTGTTCTCGGGCCGGATCGACAGCAATTACATGGCGCGCGCCGAACGCATCGGGCAGGTCCACGCCCGCATCGGCCTGCCGCCCACGTTCTACATCGGCGCCTATGCGCAGATCCTCGCCGAAGTGATCGAACGCGACATCACCGCCGGGATTGCCGGTCCCCTGATGAAGACCCGCGCCAAGCGGCTGGGCACCCTCCTCAAGGTGGCGCTGCTGGACGTGGACATCGCCACCTCGGCTTATCTTGCCGCGCAGGATCACAGCCGCGAAACCACGCTCTCCTCGCTGTCCGTCGCGCTCGAGACCGTCGCGCAGGGGGATCTCACCACCCAGCTGGGCGAACTGCCCGCCGGTTTCGAGCAGATCCAGTCCGACTTCGCCGCGATGTGCGACTGCATCGCCCAGACCCTGGGCGCGGTCGCCGCCTCCTCCGAGCAGATCCGCGTCGGTGCCTCGGAAATCCGGGCGGCGAGCGATGACCTCTCGCAGCGCACCGAAAGCCAGGCCGCCGCGCTCGAGGAATCGGCCGCCGCGCTCGACCAGCTCACCAACGGCGTGCAGACCTCCGCGCAAGGGGCGAGCGAGGTCAACCGTTCGGTCTCCGAGGCCGAAGCCGAGGCGCGCGAAGGCGGCCAGGTCGTCGAGGAAGCGGTCGAGGCGATGGACGGTATCCAGAAGTCCGCCCAGGAAATCGGCGCCTTCGTCAACGTCATCGATTCGATTGCCTTCCAGACCAACCTCCTCGCGCTGAACGCCGGGGTCGAGGCCGCCCGCGCCGGCGATGCGGGCAAGGGCTTTGCGGTCGTCGCCAACGAAGTGCGCGCGCTCGCGCAGCGCTCGGCGGAAGCGGCGCAGAACATCAAGGACCTCATCGGCTCGTCCGAACAGCAGGTCGGGCGCGGCGTCGCGCTCGTGGGCCGTACCGGCGAGGTGTTCCGCCGCATTGTCGACAAAGTCTCGGGCATCACCGGGCTCGCCGCGCAGATCTCGGAGAACTCTCAGAACCAGGCCGGGCAGCTGGGCCAGGTCAATTCGGCCATTGGCGACATGGACCGCATGACCCAGCAGAACGCGGCCATGGTCGAGGAGACCACCGCGGCCGCACGCAACCTCGCCCAACAGGCCGAGGACCTTGCCAAGCTGGTGCGCATGTTCAAGCTGGATATCGGCACGACGGGCGGGAGCCCCTTGAGCGTCGTGCCGCCTGCCTCGGCGCCGGCGCCGCGCGCCCTTCCCGAACCGGCGGCCTACTCCGCGCCGCGCACCTCGGGCGCGCTCGCGCTCAAGCCCGAAGAAGCCACCGACGCCGACTGGGCCGAATTCTGA
- a CDS encoding IS630 family transposase (programmed frameshift) — MALSMDLRTRLLAAVDSGSSCRAAAARFGVAPSTAVRWRAQQRETGDIAPKPRGGDMRSRRVEERAADILAIWEERRDITLEELRLALADKGMAVSVAGLHRFFVRRGLTRKKRQGHAIEQDRPDVLKQRQDWFEGQLDLEPERLVFIDETWTATNMTRSHGRCPKGERLRMGFPHGHRKTTTLVAGLRMTGMVAPMVLDGPINGDWFEAYVAQVLVPELRPGDVVIMDNLSSHKRASVQVLIEAAGATLRFLPPYSPDFNPIEKAFSRLKAMLRKAGERTVSGLWSLIGKLVDIFQPQECANYFRSCGYEPE; from the exons ATGGCTCTTTCGATGGATTTGCGCACTCGGCTGTTGGCAGCGGTGGACAGTGGATCGAGTTGCCGTGCTGCGGCGGCCCGGTTCGGTGTTGCACCATCAACGGCGGTCCGTTGGCGGGCACAGCAGCGCGAGACGGGTGACATAGCCCCAAAGCCGCGCGGCGGGGATATGCGCTCGCGGCGGGTGGAAGAGCGGGCAGCGGACATTCTGGCCATTTGGGAGGAGCGCAGGGACATCACCCTCGAAGAACTACGTCTGGCGCTTGCGGACAAGGGAATGGCCGTTTCCGTAGCCGGGCTACATCGCTTTTTTGTTCGCCGTGGCCTGACGCGCAAAAAAAGACAGG GCCATGCGATAGAGCAAGATCGACCAGACGTCCTGAAACAGCGTCAGGACTGGTTCGAGGGTCAACTCGATCTCGAACCGGAGCGCCTGGTCTTCATCGACGAAACCTGGACCGCGACCAATATGACCCGCAGCCACGGACGTTGCCCGAAAGGCGAGCGACTGCGGATGGGCTTCCCGCACGGGCACCGCAAAACCACCACTCTCGTCGCTGGCCTGCGCATGACTGGCATGGTCGCGCCCATGGTGCTCGATGGACCGATTAACGGTGACTGGTTCGAAGCCTACGTCGCTCAGGTCCTCGTCCCGGAACTGCGGCCCGGCGACGTCGTCATCATGGACAACCTGTCGAGCCACAAGCGCGCATCGGTGCAGGTGCTCATCGAGGCTGCAGGCGCAACCCTGCGCTTTCTCCCGCCCTACAGCCCAGACTTCAACCCGATCGAGAAAGCGTTCTCCCGCTTGAAGGCCATGCTCCGTAAAGCGGGCGAGCGAACGGTCAGCGGCCTGTGGAGCTTGATCGGCAAACTCGTCGATATCTTCCAGCCTCAGGAATGCGCCAACTACTTCAGATCGTGCGGCTATGAACCAGAATGA
- a CDS encoding DUF6976 family protein, with amino-acid sequence MKSPSSIVSEGGAINGLLPVDTVVDLIKAGASLSLAGRKAALDRLPAGNWIAGTSPYFMTAEGGRIVDDDVLFVTDLGAIGTVTFATYEAHELERISGEAPDNGLALAIIPGGSACHTEFAKNAANYPLAFMRPTVGWISGHDLLKEGHTPWVYDGQVAKAFPDRVAVAQLTLPDGECPVIEIVNIFAPDGGDVIHFEETGFTPEWCTVNGTRQRFCDYVLARGREGCDLPLVGNYGGAHVNASLKTIDSDAGTVELFAPVFPGVDYAFAAPVADYAGDFRQALAEHPTAGTVWSCNCILNFMFGKLEGVAIGGAAGPVTFGEIAYQLLNQTMVVLRKE; translated from the coding sequence ATGAAGTCGCCCAGCTCAATCGTCTCTGAGGGCGGGGCCATCAACGGCCTCCTGCCTGTCGACACCGTTGTCGATCTCATCAAGGCCGGGGCCAGCCTCAGCCTGGCCGGCCGCAAGGCCGCGCTCGACCGGCTGCCCGCGGGCAACTGGATCGCGGGCACCTCGCCCTACTTCATGACCGCGGAAGGGGGCCGGATCGTCGATGACGACGTGCTCTTCGTGACCGACCTCGGTGCGATCGGGACGGTCACCTTCGCCACCTACGAGGCGCACGAACTGGAGCGTATCTCGGGCGAGGCACCCGACAACGGCCTAGCGCTTGCCATCATTCCGGGCGGCTCGGCCTGCCACACCGAATTTGCCAAGAACGCGGCGAACTACCCGCTGGCCTTCATGCGCCCGACCGTGGGCTGGATCTCGGGACATGACCTGCTCAAGGAAGGCCATACCCCCTGGGTCTACGACGGCCAGGTTGCCAAGGCCTTCCCCGACCGCGTCGCGGTAGCGCAGCTCACCCTGCCCGACGGCGAGTGCCCGGTGATCGAGATCGTCAACATCTTCGCGCCCGACGGCGGCGACGTGATCCACTTCGAGGAGACCGGCTTCACGCCCGAGTGGTGCACCGTCAACGGCACCCGCCAGCGCTTCTGCGACTACGTGCTGGCGCGGGGCCGGGAGGGATGCGATCTGCCGTTGGTGGGCAACTACGGCGGCGCGCACGTCAACGCCTCACTCAAGACCATCGATAGCGATGCCGGCACAGTCGAACTGTTCGCGCCCGTCTTCCCCGGTGTCGACTACGCCTTCGCCGCGCCGGTGGCCGACTATGCGGGCGATTTCCGCCAGGCCCTTGCCGAACATCCCACGGCGGGCACGGTGTGGTCGTGCAACTGCATCCTCAACTTCATGTTCGGCAAGCTGGAGGGCGTGGCCATCGGCGGCGCGGCCGGACCCGTCACCTTCGGCGAGATCGCCTACCAGCTGCTCAACCAGACCATGGTCGTTCTGCGCAAGGAGTGA
- a CDS encoding putative quinol monooxygenase, which produces MSTTDTQPVYCVAFNIAKPGCEDKLRDALLELVPQVHQEEGFVRYDLHQDLDDPRRFVITEQWRDRATFDAHTCAPHVKVFEAKAGAWIESGFYHPLARIS; this is translated from the coding sequence ATGAGCACGACCGATACCCAGCCTGTCTATTGCGTGGCCTTCAACATCGCCAAGCCCGGCTGCGAGGACAAGCTGCGCGACGCGCTGCTGGAGCTTGTGCCCCAGGTCCATCAGGAAGAAGGCTTCGTACGCTACGATCTGCACCAGGACCTCGACGACCCGCGTCGCTTCGTGATCACCGAGCAGTGGCGTGACCGCGCGACCTTCGATGCCCACACCTGTGCGCCGCACGTCAAGGTGTTCGAAGCCAAGGCGGGCGCGTGGATCGAGAGCGGCTTCTACCATCCGCTGGCGCGCATTTCCTGA